Part of the Acidobacteriota bacterium genome is shown below.
TCTCCTCGCTGATTCTGTGGGGGCCGCCGGGCGTGGGCAAGACCACGCTGGCACACCTGATCGCGCAGCGCAGCCGCGGCTACTTTGTTCCTTTCAGCGCGGTAATGAGCGGCATCAAGGAAGTGCGCGCGGTGATGGAGGAAGCCGCTCTGGCGCACCGCTCGGGCACGCGCACCATCTTATTCATTGACGAAATCCACCGCTTCAACAAATCGCAGCAGGACGCTTTTCTGCCGCACGTCGAGAAGGGTGACATCATCCTGATCGGCGCAACCACGGAGAATCCTTCGTTTGAAATCATCTCCGCACTACTCTCGCGCTCGCGCGTCTACCATCTCGGCCCGCTCGATTTGGACGACATCGCCACGCTGCTACTCCGTGCCTTGGAGGACAAAGAGCGCGGCCTCGGCAAGAGCGAAATCCTAATTTCCGCTGAGCTGATCCAGCAGATTGCGTCGTTCTCCAGCGGCGATGCCCGCATGGCCTTCAATCTTCTCGAGTGCGTGGTCCAGGGCGTCGAACCGGATGCGACGGGAAGGGTCATCGTTACACCAGAGATATTGAAGGCCGCGCTGCAACGCAAGACTTTGCTCTATGACAAGAACGGCGAAGAGCACTTCAACATCATCTCGGCGTTGCACAAGTCGCTGCGCAACTCGGACCCCGACGCGGCCATCTACTGGCTGGTGCGCATGCTGGAAGCGGGCGAAGACCCGCTCTATGTCGCGCGCCGTTTGGTGCGCTTCGCCAGCGAGGACGTAGGCCTGGCCGACCCGCGCGCGTTGCAAGTTACCGTTGCGGCAATGCAAGCTGTTGATCTAATCGGCATGCCGGAGGGTGGACTCGCATTGGCGGAAGCCGCCGTGTATCTGGCGCTCGCGCCACGTTCCAATAGCCTCTACGCGGCCTATAGCGAAGCTCGCAATGATGTGCAGAACCGGCCCGTTGAACCCGTCCCGCTGCACCTGCGCAACGCGCCGACCAAGTTGATGAAGGACGAAGGCTACGGCACAGGCTACCAGTACGCGCATGATCTGGCAGAACGGGTTTCGGCGATGAAGTGTCTGCCGGATGGACTGGCTGGGCGCCGCTACTGGAAGCCCACCGATGAAGGTTGGGAGCGCGAGTTGCGCAAGCGGCTGGAAGATATCGAACGACGCAGGCAGCAGCCCATATCCGAACCGCGATGAACCATCCCGGAGTGGTGTGGCCTGTATGCAAACAGAAACTCAATGACCACTACGCTCCCGCAATTCGTGGAGCTTGCAGATGAGCGAAGGAGAATGACTTCATGCAATCCACTTACACTGGTAATCACATGCGACCCGGAAGGAGGGCACTTCTCTCCACCCTGGTCACGTTAATTACACTTAGCGGGCTGGCCCTTTGCTTCATTCCAAAACAATCCGAACTATCGGGAAAGGCAGCTCGCCGGCTGACGGAAAATCAGGAACGTCTCGCAGTCGCCTTCGCACAGCTTCCATTACACTTTGAGGCCAACCACGGGCAGGCGGTGAAAGACGCGCAGTTCGTGGCAAACGGCGCAGGCTTTGCGGCATCGTTTACGCAGCAGGGAGTTTTGATTGAACTTTTGACCAAACGGAGCAAGGCCCAGTCCTCTCCCGCTCCCAGTTTTGATCCCTGTAAATCACTCCGCTGCCTGGAGAATCGCGCCCACGACAACAGCCCGGTACAGTCAACCAACGTTCCTCAAACAC
Proteins encoded:
- a CDS encoding replication-associated recombination protein A; this encodes MRPRTLEEYAGQRHILDTGKPLRVQIERDEISSLILWGPPGVGKTTLAHLIAQRSRGYFVPFSAVMSGIKEVRAVMEEAALAHRSGTRTILFIDEIHRFNKSQQDAFLPHVEKGDIILIGATTENPSFEIISALLSRSRVYHLGPLDLDDIATLLLRALEDKERGLGKSEILISAELIQQIASFSSGDARMAFNLLECVVQGVEPDATGRVIVTPEILKAALQRKTLLYDKNGEEHFNIISALHKSLRNSDPDAAIYWLVRMLEAGEDPLYVARRLVRFASEDVGLADPRALQVTVAAMQAVDLIGMPEGGLALAEAAVYLALAPRSNSLYAAYSEARNDVQNRPVEPVPLHLRNAPTKLMKDEGYGTGYQYAHDLAERVSAMKCLPDGLAGRRYWKPTDEGWERELRKRLEDIERRRQQPISEPR